The Xiphophorus couchianus chromosome 22, X_couchianus-1.0, whole genome shotgun sequence genome includes the window taaattttttaaaaaatgcaattaccACGGCAAAGCCATATATTGCCGGAAAGGCCAGAGTCTGGAGAATCCTCTGGTGTGGTCGTTTGGCTTCTGGGACGCCCGCAAGAAGGAATTAAAAATCGAAAACCGTAATTGGTCAAAACGGTCAAAAAGGCACTTTGCCGGGGACCAGGGGGTTCGAAAGTAGGATCAATAAGCCCGGAATAATGCCCTGAACACGCCTGTATCGGTCCCGTGTTCCTGGGATGAAGTTGAATTTTCGGACTTCCAGAGACCCCACATGCAGCAGGCGGCCGTGTCCGCAGCACCTCACTGTCCTGGGACTCGGGCTCCGGAGGCCCCGGTGATTTTCCACTtccataaatttttttaaaaatgcatttcccCCGGGAAAGCCATATATTGCCGGAAAGGCCAGAGTCTGGAGAATCCTCTGGTGTGGTTGTTTGGCTTCGGGGACGCCCGCAGAAGGAATTAAAAATCGAAAACCCTAATTGGTCAAAACGGTCAAAAAGGCACTTTGCCGGGGACCAGGGGGTTCGAAAGTAGGATCAATAAGCCCGGAATAATGCCCTGAACACGCCTGTATCGGTCCCGTGTTCCTGGGATGAAGTTGAATTTTCGGACTTCCAGAGACCCCACATGCAGCAGGCGGCCGTGTCCGCAGCACCTCACTGTCCTGGGACTCGGGCTTATAgctgccttaccagaggcacagAACCGAAGTGCGGACCTCCAAAGCATTGCCCGCCATGGCTTGACGGATAGATAGGATTTTGGGACCTTACACAGAAAAACCCCACCGGCGGGATTATAGGGAGCAGTTGGAAAAGAGGACTTGGAGcgaaaaatgacaaagtgttttgatccagGGCGGTTCTAGGGGTCTTCTGAAGCTCAGATAAGGCCGATTTATGACACTTTTGGGgctttttccagcattttaagCCGTTTTCCCAGATTTTCGCTCTGGTTCTCTGGATCTTCGAGGCAGTAACGCTGCGGGCTCAGGCCGCTCCGGTGAGTCTCCTCGGTCCTTCTGATGGGCCTGGCGGTTCTCTGGGTCGGTTCTGAGCTCCGTGGAAGCGAGCAAGCACAGGCAAAGGTGGACCTGGCTCAGGCCGAATTCGGTGCGCTGTGGGCGGCTTCACGGTTGTCCCAAGTGCCCGTTGGAGGTCTGAGCTCCAGGTTTGACCTTTCCATAcatacaccaccaccaccacacacgTACACCCGACCGAACAGCACTCGTGGCTTGCCATGGAGGGCCCCCGTCGGCCCCGGCACTCTGTGTCGGCGCTTCAACGGACGGTTCCTCCAGCCTTGCAAGCTCGCCTCCAGGCCCAGGCACGGGCGTTTCGGGGCTCTCCGCCCCGCTCTCAGTCCCAGCCCGTGGTCGTCCTATCGGTAGCGAGACCGAGACGCCCCGTCTCCCCCAGCGGTTCTACACTGTCAGCCCACTGCAGGCCGGGGCAGGGGTGGTGCTGCGTCCTCCGCTCGGAGCCCAGAGCAGCGCCTCCTGACCTGACCTGGCTAAGCAGCAGTGGTGCCCGCAGAGGTCATGTGATTTCTCAAACCCTGTCGTCTCTCCGTTGCCCTATAAGTTCTCGGATGTAGGGCTCGCTGGCAGCTGCATATTCTCCAGGCTCTCCCCCGGATCTAGCCCGCTGGTTCCACAGCGGCACCAGGGCAACCTGGAGGTGTGCCAGCCCAGCGCTGCCCTCCCATTCAGGGAAATGCATAGGGGTCTACCTGGTTGATCCTGCCAGTAGCATATGCTTGTCTCAAAGATTAAGCCATGCAAGTCTAAGTACACACGGCCGGTACAGTGAAACTGCGAATGGCTCATTAAATCAGTTATGGTTCCTTTGATCGCTCTACCGTTACTTGGATAACTGTGGCAATTCTAGAGCTAATACATGCAAACGAGCGCTGACCCGGcccccccttctcctcctcGGGGTGGGGGTCCGCCGGGGATGCGTGCATTTATCAGATCCAAAACCCATGCGGGGTGcggctctccctctctctcacgGGGGTGGGTGGGGCCCGCCCCGGCCCGCTTTGGTGACTCTAGATAACCTGGGGCCGATCGCTGGCCCTCCGTGGCGGCGACGTCTCATTCGAATGTCTGCCCTATCAACTTTCGATGGTACGCTACGTGCCTACCATGGTGACCACGGGTAACGGGGAATCAGGGTTCGATTCCGGAGAGGGAGCCTGAGAAACGGCTACCACATCCAAGGAAGGCAGCAGGCGCGCAAATTACCCACTCCCGACTCGGGGAGGTAGTGACGAAAAATAACAATACAGGACTCTTTCGAGGCCCTGTAATTGGAATGAGTACACTTTAAATCCTTTAACGAGGATCCATTGGAGGGCAAGTCTGGTGCCAGCAGCCGCGGTAATTCCAGCTCCAATAGCGTATCTTAAAGTTGCTGCAGTTAAAAAGCTCGTAGTTGGATCTCGGGATCGAGCTGACGGTCCGCCGCGAGGCGAGCCACCGTCTGTCCCAGCCCCTGCCTCTCGGCGCCCCCTCGATGCTCTTAGCTGAGTGTCTTGCCGGGGCTCGAAGcgtttactttgaaaaaattaGAGTGTTCAAAGCAGGCCCCCGTCGCCTGAATACCGCAGCTAGGAATAATGGAATAGGACTCCGGTTCtattttgtgggttttcttctctctgaacTGGGGCCATGATTAAGAGGGACGGCCGGGGGCATTCGTATTGCGCCGCTAGAGGTGAAATTCTTGGACCGGCGCAAGACGGACGAAAGCGAAAGCATTTGCCaagaatgttttcattaatcaaGAACGAAAGTCGGAGGTTCGAAGACGATCAGATACCGTCGTAGTTCCGACCATAAACGATGCCGACTAGCGATCCGGCGGCGTTATTCCCATGACCCGCCGGGCAGCGTCCGGGAAACCAAAGTCTTTGGGTTCCGGGGGGAGTATGGTTGCAAAGCTGAAACTTAAAGGAATTGACGGAAGGGCACCACCAGGAGTGGAGCCTGCGGCTTAATTTGACTCAACACGGGAAACCTCACCCGGCCCGGACACGGAAAGGATTGACAGATTGATAGCTCTTTCTCGATTCTGTGGGTGGTGGTGCATGGCCGTTCTTAGTTGGTGGAGCGATTTGTCTGGTTAATTCCGATAACGAACGAGACTCCGGCATGCTAACTAGTTACGCGGCCCCCGTGCGGTCGGCGTCCAACTTCTTAGAGGGACAAGTGGCGTTCAGCCACACGAGATTGAGCAATAACAGGTCTGTGATGCCCTTAGATGTCCGGGGCTGCACGCGCGCCACACTGAGCGGATCAGCGTGTGTCTACCCTTCGCCGAGAGGCGCGGGTAACCCGCTGAACCCCACTCGTGATAGGGATTGGGGATTGCAATTGTTTCCCATCAACGAGGAATTCCCAGTAAGCGCGGGTCACAAGCTCGCGTTGATTAAGTCCCTGCCCTTTGTACACACCGCCCGTCGCTACTACCGATTGGATGGTTTAGTGAGGTCCTCGGATCGGCCCCGCCGGGGGTCGGCCACGGCCCCTGGCGGAGCGCCGAGAAGACGATCAAACTTGACTATCTAGAGGAAGTAAAAGTCGTAACAAGGTTTCCGTAGGTGAACCTGCGGAAGGATCATTACCGGGAAGACGACGACGGCGGCGCTGGAAAGGCCGGTCCGCACCTCGCGGGCTTTCCTCCTCCACCCCCGTCGCAAGGCTTCGGACCCCCTCGCCTGAGGGGGGGGCAGGCCGGCTCGCCAGTCTCGTCCCCCCGGTGGCTTCCCCGGCACGGGGGCCTCGGCGGGCGGGCGGGCGGGCGTCGGTAAGGGGGCGCGAGCGGCGGAGCTCCTCCCTCCTCCGGGAGGGAGTCTCTGTCCGACTCGCGCCCCCCTCCGCGTCTGTCCGTCCGACCGTTCCCCGTGCCGGTGCCCGGCCCGCGGCACCATTCCCCCCCGTCCGGGAGGTGGCggagcaggagcaggagagAGGGCCCCGtcctcccccctccctccctctctccgtCTAGGGTAGGGTTGGGGTAGGGTTAGGGGTTGGGGTTTGGgttcagggtcaaaggtcagaggtccaAAAAATTGAACCTCCTTCCTTCTCCCCCTCACCCTCTTCCCCTTCCCCTTATGTGCACGGGCCATCCTGTCAGGAGTCCACCAGGTGGAGCCTACCTCTCATTCAGACCCTTTGGGATCCGTGTATCCAGCCTGTGGATCCAGATTCTTTCAGCCCTTCTCCTCTGGGCTGAAGACCAGGCTGGGTTACATTCCAGCACCAGGGCTGAAACTGCATCCCAGCCATGGCGTATAAAATGCTGCACTAAAGgtacatgtgtttttttgtgtttttgaatgttaTGTCTGTGCTGGGTAAAACGAGTAAGGACACTGTTACTCGTTTCACCCACATAACTGATTTTACAAATTAGACAggttattaaataaacacaattttttgatTTGGGGTTTCCTGATTGGTCTGAtttgaaaattgtgttgttGAATCTGTTCTGTACCCAGTGCAGCTGCTTGAAGAATccactctgacctttgacctttggtGTCTTCAAAGGTTTGACCTCAGCACGGACGAGGAAATCCCtcaggtttttattccttttgtaGGCCgcaattattttgtaatttgggAGCAAAGAAGTGTCAGATTGGAATTTAGTGAAATTCTGTTTAACATTGTAAACAAATTGTCCTGCTGAGGAGGAGAATGTTGTGATCAGAGGGATCATCGGAGATGAATCGGGGGGTCTGGACTCAAGGAAGTTTTTCCTGCCTGCTCTCAGGAAAGACCTGGAATATCCTCTCTTACGAAGAGCAGAAAACAGCGTTCTAGTTGCCTCCTCAAagtctgttttctgtgtgcAAATCCTATGAAATCTGAGGAGTTGTGATTTGATTAAGCCAGCATAAGTGTGCTTTGGATGGTGACTGGTTTTAAATAGCAGagcatgtgtgtctgtgggtttaaagaaaactttaatatcTAATTTGTGTGTTGTATCAAAATTTGGTCCTTTATATGTGGTAGTGTCCAGAAAGTCGACCGCTTTAACGCTGGTAGTGGACTTTACTGTGATAGATGGGTTATGTGTATTCAGGTGCTGGAGGAATTCCTGAAATTCTGCTTCAGAATGAGTCCAAACCCCCCAGATGTCATCCAGGTACCGATAGTAGTGCAGGGGTGCCCTCCTGCACGTACTAAGAGCACCGGTCTCCCACTCGGCCATGAAAATGTTGGCATAGGCCGGTGCAAATCTCTTACCCATGGCCGTGCCTTTAACCTGGAGGAAGAATTGgccatcaaaaacaaaatcatttctttttaaattaatctctaaTAATTGAATGAGTTCACGATCTGGCCTCCTCGAATCTGGATATTTCAAAAATACGTTCTTAATGCAATTGATTCCTTCATCTATGTCAATATTAGTGTACAAACTGTCGATGTCAATTGTAAATAGAATAGAGTCCTGAGgtagagaaattaatttaattttttctacaaaatcataAGTGTCTTTGATATAACTTTGGTGCCGAATTGATAGGGGATATAAATAATGATCAATAAACTCCGCTGTGTGGTAGGTTTCGCTCCCGCAGTCGGAGACAATAGGTCTGCCGGGAGGGATCTCATGGGGTTTGCTCCATTTTTCCGGCTCCTTGTGGATTTTCGGGAGGAGATAAAACCTCCTGGCTCTAGGTTCAGGGGAGCCACGCAggtaagatttttgttttgcattgataaatttctttttatgtagaTTGTCTAAAATTTTGGTTACAAGGGGGGCCGTATTGTTATAAATTGGAGAGTCTAATTTTTTGTAATATGTTTCATTATATAATTGTTTGTATCCCTCCCACAGATACTGCTCCCTGTCCATAATCACTATGGAGCTGCCTTTATCGGCAggttttataataatatttttattgatcattatttcttttagtgcttttgtttcttctatgTTTAGATTAGgtatagttttaataaatttaaattttctgtccAAATAATCAAGGTCCTGGGAAATTAAGTTTTCCACCTCAGGAGGGAGAGCGGCGATTGGAGGAGCCCAGTCTGACTCCGGCATAAAAGGTAAATTATTCTTGTTATCATTACCAACCTCATCTTTGTAATAGATGGCCAATTTAATCCTTCTGTGGTATTTCTGCAAATCAtatctcatttgcatttttatattttttaaagatttgttagCCTGAGTGGGGATAAAAGTTAAGCCCTTATTTAGAAGGGAACACTGTGCATCACTGAGGGTGAACGTTTTAGAGAGgttacacacatttttatttacaaggtTGGAATGCCCCTCCTTCACATGAAGGCTCTTGGGGCACTCTAGTTTAGCCACTCACCCCAGTGGCTGAAGATGTGAGCTGCAGTCGACTTGGTCCAGTGGATGTTATCACCGCTCACTGTAAAGGACCGTCTAGGCAGAGCTGGGATGAACCGGCTGAGCTGCGCGATCTCAATGTTCATGTGAGACAGGGTTACCTGTTCCTGGAAGGGCAGCGTCAGGGAGAAGTTGATGGCAGGAACAAAGATCTCCGCGTTGGGACACTTGATCCTAGCCGTCCTCAGCGCTGTCTTCATTTCCCTGACTGCTGCTCTCTTGTCCCTCTGGGCTCTGTGGTTGATGCCCAGAGAGAGGATCATGCGCTCCACCTGGCTCATCACAGGTGCCCTCATGAACAGGTGGGTGAGGTGTCTCCATTTGGCCCCAGGGAAGCTGACCACCTGTAGATCTGGGTTATCAGAGGCTGGAAATCTAGCCACATTAGAGTCACCCAGGATAACATATTTTTTGGTCAGATCTAGAGACCAGTTGCGGTTCTTGTTCTGGGTTCCCAACTGTCTGGCTGCAGCCGTCACCTGTGCAGGTCGAAGAGCAGTGGACTCACCGGTGGAAGAGGAAGCCGCTGGAGCCGATGTTTCCACCCTAGGGTCAAAGGTGAGCCTCCGTTGGGTGCTGACCTGCAGTCTGAGGTGGAGGGGGACCGTCCTCGGCCTCAGTGAGGCCCTGCGTTCCTGCTGTGCCAGGTCGGAGGCCTGGAAAAGCAACGGAGCTGAAGCTGCACCCCGGTACTTTTTGACCTCCTCCTTGAGCAGGTCAGCGACCGAGGTGAgctccctctctcctcttttAGGGGGTGCTGCCCTTTTTGGTGGAGAAGGACAGAGAGGGGGAGGGGGAAGGGTCCCCTGTGGTGCAGGTGCGGTGTTCCTGCTGTGAGCTCTGTCCTGTCGCTGAGGGAGCGTGGTGGCGTCCTCAGTCGGTGGCGGAAGGGGCGTGGCCGTCTCGTTGTCCTCCTCAGTTGAGCCTGGTGGGGTCCAGCCGCCATGCGTGGGCTCTGTCATGGTTGCAGTGGTTGTCATGACAGGGCGGGGGGGCGGAGAGGGAGGGGGCGTGgcagagggaggagggagaggtCCATCCAGGTCCTCTTCTGTGTCCACCGCCTGGTCTCTACGTCCTGGACAGCTAGCAGATGAGCaggaggatggaggaggaggggggcgaGGGGCTGGCGGGGGAGTCGAGGAGGcagaagatgaggaggaggaagaagagcaaGGTGAGGCTGCCCTTTTCTCCCTCTGGAGCAGGTAGATCTGGACCTCATCTGCTGTTTCTGGGTTGAATCTGCTGCCCAGATTGCGTTTTGCCCACTTCACTGCCACCTCCAGCGGAGCCAGCAGGTCCCCGCCGAGGTCCTGGAGAAGCTGTTTCTCCGCTGCGCGCACCTCTTCATAGTGTTGGCGCAAGATGAGGATCGTGTTCCACGACCATTCTCTAGCGTTGCCGTCGATCAGCTCCAGCGTCTTCGGACTGGGATGAGCCGGCTTGATCACAGACGCCAGGTTAGCCGTGATGCGCTGGATTGCAGGCGGATCACGGTCATTCCTGGACACGTTCTGGAGGTGGTGTGTCGCCTTTAGCAGCTTGTGCAGAGCCCTGACCTTTACTGTGAAGAGCGGGTCGTCCGATCGTGGGTGCTCGTCCCGGCTCTGCACCCTGGGTGCGTAgcgctgccgctgctgctgctgctgcgctgaGCTTCGGTGCCAGCTACGGGAGCGGGGGCGGGGCTGTCTGTACGGCTGGGGACGGTACCGTGGGGGACGGTAGCTTCGGCTGCGGCTCGTGGGGCGGGTACGGACGGCGGAGGCGTAGCTGCGTCCCCggtactgctgctgctgctgctgctgctgcggggGTCTGTAGCGCTGTCGGTCGGCCGGCTGCCAGGTGCGCTGTCTGCCCCGGTGATAATGGACCGTAGTCCAGTCTTCCTCATCTCTGGGATAAGGATCCCACGCCATTGTGCggataattaaaattaaagttcggaaaaaatatttaactaaaactaatttttgtttaaaaaaagggttgagtaaaaaaatcaatcaataatagaaaattctaaataaaaggTTAAATGAAGAACGGACTAAAATCGGCTTCTTTTAATGCCGTCAGGCactttttaataacaataattaaactGAGACAGCAAACAAACTGCGACGTTTCGGTCTGTAAAGAACCTTCATCAGGCAGTTCACTGTCTCATCTGCCAGAAAGTCCGTTAACAAAACTATATATGCAACATGAACATTTTCGAATTTCGAgcttaaaaactatttacaaaaaGGTAGGCTCTAATTGGCCGTCAGCGCCGCATTCGGCGTTGTTTACATTTGGGAGGGGAGAAGCCCCCGCTCAGCTGATTGGGCTGCACTGCGCTGCCTCCCCCTGCTGGacaaacatttacattacaCCGAAAATTCAAGCGGTTCCAGCAAAcatatatacaaaataatacagaTAATACAGAAATGGACAAGAGAAAGCAggttatttacaatatttacaaaaattatgATATATACAGATATTTACAACGAAATTGGTCCTGAGTGACCTTCATACTTTACATACATTATAAAATTTTACAGGTTTTAcatacaaaaagataaaaaaaagggggtGTATATACATTTGTGATGCACAGTGTTGGGTTAgggttttatttcattttttatttttaaagagtatAAAGTAAATTAGGGTTGAATTGGGAGGGTTAGGATGAGGCACAGGGTTTCCagaggttagggttagggaaatagggttagggttagggtaggtgtggggaaactcttgcctgcccgacgacaggagagtgatgggttagggttagggtttggGGACTGAGTCAACCTTCCAGCCGGAAGGTTGTAAGGGCACTGGCCCTCATGCCCTTTCGGCTGTGCgctgaaaatgaactgaaaaaaaacttaacttaGCTTTGGCACccccttgttttctttccctaCGTCCTACTAATTGGAATTATActtgtcttttcttctgcttctttttcttctttttcctttgcatGCTAGCGACGTTTCGACTTTACTGTGTCTTCTTCAggctattttctgtttttctctttgtttctgtttctgtttttctctttgtttctgtttcccttttctttctttgtttcttcttaaaTTTCGTTAAGCACCCTCTTATTctgttcctctttctgtttaacTTAACTTTAAATAACTTATGCTTAAAATTATAACAAACTTAGGGtaaagggttagggttagggttaaataAATGGGGAAGGGGCTAAGAACACTCCAGCACACAACCTACCGGGACATGAGGCACTGGCAAGGTAAGGGTTTGGGGACTGAGTCAACCTTCCAGCCGGAAGGTTGTAAGGGCACTGGCCCTCATGCCCTTTCGGCTGTGCgctgaaaatgaactgaaaaaaaacttaacttaGCTTTGGCACccccttgttttctttccctaCGTCCTACTAATTGGAATTATActtgtcttttcttctgcttctttttcttctttttcctttgcatGCTAGCGACGTTTCGACTTTACTGTGTCTTCTTCAggctattttctgtttttctctttgtttctgtttctgtttttctctttgtttctgtttcccttttctttctttgtttcttcttaaaTTTCGTTAAGCACCCTCTTATTctgttcctctttctgtttaacTTAACTTTAAATAACTTATGCTTAAAATTATAACAAACTTAGGGtaaagggttagggttagggttaaataAGGGtaagggtaagggttagggtaagggttagggtaaggttagggtaagggttagggttagggttagggttagNNNNNNNNNNNNNNNNNNNNNNNNNNNNNNNNNNNNNNNNNNNNNNNNNNNNNNNNNNNNNNNNNNNNNNNNNNNNNNNNNNNNNNNNNNNNNNNNNNNNCCCTCCTGAGCTGTAATAtcttcagcttctccaaagtTACCATGGTAATTTTTGGCTTGGTCATAGGGCCAGTCCTGAAATTCTGAATCGGACATCACCaaaatcacagtttttcttttttaaatgactttttaaatcaaacacagATGCAGTATTGTTTCTTTTCCTAATACTTTTCTGCTTTGTCCTCCGCTTTATGCTGcagtatgtccttttttttttctctccaggcTTTGAGCTCGTGAAATGTCAAAGCAAAGGGTAAATCTGGCTCCCAACAGCGCTCCACATCCATTTCTGATGTCATCATTAGACATGTGTGTCACAGATTAGACTGTCGGCCTCATCCGGCACACCGGCCTACGGCTTTTTATTCGGCAGGTGGGCTACGTGGGCCGCTTTCGCTGCCTCGTTGAGCAATTAAGATAAGCAATTCGTATCCAGTCTTGCtgctatttctttttcttttcctgcggacaattttgtgttatttgcacAATTTCAGTGAGTGTGTCATGGGTTCTGCTCTGCACAACCAGCCTGCTGAATCGAGCAACGCAAATATCATGACTCAACTCTATGGAAATAGCCCTAGGCTTTCAAAGGGAagatttgcacatttatttgtatttgcagTCTGAGGATTCAGGAGGAATTTAAAAGGACAGCAACAATGATGGGGCTTTGTGTGGTGGTCTCCATCCAGTGCAACCCCCGTCTGTCCTCATCTCCATCGCTATTTTGTCGAGgtgagcttttttttatttacgcGCGAGAAGAGAGTGCTAATAAGAACATGGCCGTGTGTTTGCAGGTGGTAGCGAGGCGCACTGTGAAGGCTGCACAGAGTACTGCTGTGAAGGCTCGCCGCCTTTCTGCTGCTCCTACTACGCCTACGTCGGGGACGTCCTCTCGTAAGCAAACACGCTGAGGAAGTGTCGCtagtttgtctttttgtaaaCTAATTTGCTTTCTTGCTCTTCTTTTTGGTGGAGGTTTTCAATGAAATGTAACTTACTTTAAAGTTTGTAGTTTGCAGGTAGGACACCTAGTTGAGGTGATTCAAGGTACCCTTGCCAGGAAACCTCTTATATGTCTGTGCATTGAATAGTTTGTGCTTTTAGCCTTTCCTGGACACTCCAAAATGTGAAGTAGGTGCAAACTGTTTCTTCATGCAAAGTGACTGGTCAGAAAttggttttgattaaaaaaaatttttttaaaaagaagagatATTTTAATTCGGACACTTTGGATTGTGGATGGATGATTCAAATGAGGGGAAACCAACTGTTCTGCAATtggagcaaaagaggacagtcTTGGCCGACTAACTACAAACCTGCTAATGAGCCCTTTTCTATTTTTGCCAGTTCGCAGACTCCTCTTCAGCGAGCGCACATGTTCTTGTCGCACGATTTGCACACACCTCACAGCTGAGTTGGATCAGATGAGGCGGCACATCTCCATGGCAGCGCTGGAGAAGTGATGGCAGAGAGGAGGGAGCGTTGATGAAAAGCCCTCGCACGTCCTGATGGTTCATTGCTTGCgtcgtgtgtatgtgtgtgtgtgtgtgttccagaGGCACTGCCATCTCCGGCATAGTGTTCGGCGTGGTGTTTCTGATGGGGGCGGTGGCGGCCCTGTTcctgtgcgtgtgcatgtgcaTGAAGAACGGACGCGGAGCGCGGGTCGGAGTTTTCAGCGCCTCCTACATCAACACTGTTACCCAGGGTTACCCAGGTGGGTCGCCGTATTTGACCGAAAGACCCCTGCACCACACCGTAAACAGTTACTGACTTTTTCAAACTCTTTTGAAGCCTGGTTGTTTAGTAAAAAGTGGCACTTTTATGACATTCAAGTACTTTTTTAAAGGTTAATTTAATGCCAAACAAGTAGTTAGATGTTTATTACCTGAAAAAGGGTGTAATTATGAAAACCGAGAGTTTGATGTTTACTATTATTGgacaaacatgacaaagtgCTGTGGTTTAGCACCTTTTACAAggtatttaaaagtatttttcaattattttaagaatAGAAAAACACTGTGCAAAGCATAGAATAtcactttaaaatcttttaaaaatgcttcagacTTGAACTCAAagccaaaaagaaacaaactagtAAAACATATAACCTTCTTTACACTAGCATAAttcatgtagtttttttttatttcctctacctGTCACACAATTTCAAACCTTTTGTGTTTAGTTCTTGAGCTGGGCACTATATTTTGCTTGTGTGCCTTTTTGCTAccatactttttccttccactgaacttccCACTGATATGCTTGGACACATCTCTCGAGGAACacgtttctgaaataaaaaaaggtctCGTATAACATTCTGCTTCTCAGAGAAACTGAAGTAGCTGTTTTCCCAGCTAAAATCATCCATATAGGCAGAAATACGTGCCTTGTACTTGTGCTGTGTTTTAATTTCTggaataaattagctttttaaatatattccaaTGTATTAAAATACAGCAGCATGTAGAGTTGTACATGAACTTGCTTCTAACTTTACCAGCTGTCTACAGAGGTGGAAATATGAAGCAGCCCAAAGAGTTTAAGGGGTTTTCCTGGAAAAGTGAATTATTGCTATAATTTTTCTTGACTCAATCTCCCCCTACATTTATTAAACCCTGTTGCTTAAAggtaaaagttttctttaatatattttttcttttaaataaatgcatgctATCGTGCAGCAGAGCCGGTGTTCTGTGACACTCCTCGGCCTTTGTGTTGccattttctctcctcttcctcatcattTATTCATGGTGTTTCATTCACAGCTGTGTTTCCCCTTCATGCGACGGTAGCTGAGATGCTTTTGCCCTGCAGCGCCGATCGCGTTTCACGAAGGCACCGCTTGACCTGATGCAGTATGAATGGTTGTGCAGGAATAGTGATGGAAGTCATTGTGTTTTGACACGGTGGTGTTGGTTCCCTGGTTCAGTCGCTCAAAGATCGCAGCGTGAGCGTCTTAAAGTTGCTATTTGACACCGTAAGAAGAGGCGAGGCGAGTTTATTTCTAGATTATTTGTACACAGGGATTTAGAGGAAAG containing:
- the cyyr1 gene encoding cysteine and tyrosine-rich protein 1, whose product is MMGLCVVVSIQCNPRLSSSPSLFCRGGSEAHCEGCTEYCCEGSPPFCCSYYAYVGDVLSGTAISGIVFGVVFLMGAVAALFLCVCMCMKNGRGARVGVFSASYINTVTQGYPGPPPPYSYNYEMYPPSLRPPPYTPAQPQQANYSPPPPYPGFTRK